From the genome of Desulfurella amilsii:
GTGAACTATTTTAACTCCACATTCTGTAACTTAAACTTGTAGGTGGGTCAATTCAGACGTTGTCTTAGACTTGCATTTTAACTCCACATTTTGTAACTTAAATAAAAAGATATATAATGTATTACTGTTTTCAACTCCATAATTTTGTAACCTAAATTTTTCCAAGCCTTTCGCTTGTTTTAGGTATGCACCCTGTTTTTTTGCTTCTGACAATTTTTCCTGAATTCTTACTTGAATAGAATTTAGATACTCATTAAAAAACTTAAAAAAAGTCAACGGCATTTTAATTCTCCATTAAATCAATTTCTCTAACCCGCAGCCAAGTATTTCTTTGTGTTTTGTTTATATTAGTGCAGGCTTTTTTAAATGCGCTGTATTGCCCTGTTATATAAACCTTTTCTTTTGCCCTTGTGATAGCGGTATATATAAGCTTACTGCTAAGCATTATGTAAAAGCCGTTTATCATAGGTATAAAAACATAGTTAAACTGATTTCCCTGTGTTTTATGTATTGTCAACGCATAGCCTAAATCAACTATATTGTGGTAGTCATCAAAAGAATAAAGCGCAACAGTATTTTCTCCGTCTGGTTCAGGATAGATTACGCTAAACATCTCATTTTCTTCGTCAATATTTAAAACAAGCCCTAAATTGCCGTTGTAAATACGCTTATCACCTGCTATCTCATACATATCACTCAAATCAAGCTTCTCTTTAATATATTGGTCGTATTCACTTTTAGGTAAAAACTTCATATTCTGGTTTTTTAAATGTATAACTTTATCGTATTGCTTTAAAAGATAGCCTCTTATTGTTATACTATGATTGCCTAAATTGTTTATTTCTTTCTGTAAAATATCATTTAAGGCTTTTGTGCCAAGCGGTGTGTTTTTCATAGCGGTAATTACTTGTATATCCCAAATCTTTTTAATGCCTGCAAGGTCTTTTGCTTTATTTTTTATAAGATTAAGAAAATCAGCCTGCAATTCTTTATAAAACTCTTCCCTTATTTCCTGCATTTGTTTATCTGATAATTCTTTTTTTAATTGCCAATAGTTGCTTATGTCTTTATATATAAAAGCGAAGTCTTTAAAATTGCTTGATTTGTGCGGTGGAAGTTCAGCTGGCAATTGTCCCTGTCTTATATAGTTTGCAAAGTAAGTTAAAACACTGTCTTGGCTTTGCCTGTAAATTGTGTCTAATTTAACTTTCGGCATCCATTCTTTGCCAAGCAAATCTGCAAATACATTTCCCTCGCCGATAGGTGGCAATTGTGCGTCATCGCCTACCATAATAATAATTGTGTCTTTGCTTATTGCTTTTAAAAGCGAATAAAACAAGCCGAGATTAATCATACTTGACTCATCTATCAGAATAACCTTATAAGGCAAAGGATTACTCCTATCGTATTCAAAACCTCCATCTTTGTAGCCAAGCAAGGAATGTATCGTGCTTGCCTTATAACCTGTAACTTCCCTTATGCGTTTTGATGCCATACCTGTAAAAGCGCAGGTTACAATATCAGTATCTTTAAAAAAGTGTTCTTTATAAAAGTCTAATATTATTTTTGAGATTGTGCTTTTACCTGTGCCTGCGTAACCGCACAAGATAAAAGCATTGTAGCCTTTTGTAGCTATGTCAAATATTGCCTGTTTCTGTTTATTGCTAAACTTTATGTCTAATTCATTTTCTTTTTTTGCTATATACTCAATAGCCTCTTCTTCTTGAACCCAATAATCATTTATTTTCTTATATCTTTCAAAAAAATCTCTTTCTATATTTGCTTCCTGTTTTTCATAGCCTGCAAGAGATATTCTATTATTGTCTATATAGTATTTATCTTGGTTCTGTAAGATGTTTTTTAAGACAAAAATAAGTTTTTCTAAATTAATATTATCTGCTTCCTCCTGCATTAATTTAAGCAAATCATTGTATTCTACAAAAGTGTGTCCGTTATTGCTTGCCTGCGAAAGCAGTATATAGTCCGTTAAAGCCTGTATTCTATGCGGGCTGTATGGGTCTATGCCTAATTGTAAAGCTAATTTGTCTGCTGTTTTAAAGCCTATGCCTCTTACATCTGTCAAACAGTAAGGATTTTCTTTTATTTCTTTAATTGCGTCTTTTTCTTTAAAATGGTTGTATATTCTTAAAAGCAGTGAGCTTGTAACCGCTACATTATTATTTGCGAAAAATTCAGTCAGGTTTTTTAAAGCAGAATATTTATGCCAAGACTCTATTATTTTCTTTAATTTTTTCTCTTTTATGCCTTTAAACGATAATAATTTTTCAGGATTGTTGTTTAAGATATTCACAAGTTCGGTTTCTCCGTATTCTTTAATCAGCTGTTTTGCAAGCGTAGCACCTAAACCCTTAACTATGTTTGCCAAAAAGAAAAACAAGCCTTGCGTGTTTATGGTTATATTGATTGCGTCAATCTGTTCTCCGTATTTAGGGTGTTTAACCCAATTGCCCTCTATAATACAGGATAAGCCTTTTGCTTTCTCCGTGCTGTCTATAAGTTTAAGGTCAGGGCATACGCCTTTTGCAGTTACATTTTTGCCGTCTGCGGTCAGCTGTAAAATTGCAAAAGAGTTTTCCCCGTTGTAAAAGGTAACTGTTTTTATTGTTGCTTCAATTTTCATTTAGAATACCTAAAAATTTGCAACCTTATTTTGTTTTTTTATTTGCGGTTTTTTTTGTTCTGGTTCTGTATTAATACCTAAGGATTTATCAATGTCTTCTCTGCGTTTATTTACTATTTTAGCCAATTCTTTTGCTTTAAAAACTTCCCTAAAACCATCTACAATATTTTTAAGTCCTGCACCGCTTATATTCTTGATTGCCCTTGTGGTAGCCACATATTGCAGGTTAATTTCATCTATTACATCAGATAATACGCTATCGTGATTTTTAATGCCCTGCAACAAGCTTTCTGCCTGTTCCTCGCTGATTTTGCTTTTTTTATCAAGT
Proteins encoded in this window:
- a CDS encoding AAA family ATPase, which codes for MKIEATIKTVTFYNGENSFAILQLTADGKNVTAKGVCPDLKLIDSTEKAKGLSCIIEGNWVKHPKYGEQIDAINITINTQGLFFFLANIVKGLGATLAKQLIKEYGETELVNILNNNPEKLLSFKGIKEKKLKKIIESWHKYSALKNLTEFFANNNVAVTSSLLLRIYNHFKEKDAIKEIKENPYCLTDVRGIGFKTADKLALQLGIDPYSPHRIQALTDYILLSQASNNGHTFVEYNDLLKLMQEEADNINLEKLIFVLKNILQNQDKYYIDNNRISLAGYEKQEANIERDFFERYKKINDYWVQEEEAIEYIAKKENELDIKFSNKQKQAIFDIATKGYNAFILCGYAGTGKSTISKIILDFYKEHFFKDTDIVTCAFTGMASKRIREVTGYKASTIHSLLGYKDGGFEYDRSNPLPYKVILIDESSMINLGLFYSLLKAISKDTIIIMVGDDAQLPPIGEGNVFADLLGKEWMPKVKLDTIYRQSQDSVLTYFANYIRQGQLPAELPPHKSSNFKDFAFIYKDISNYWQLKKELSDKQMQEIREEFYKELQADFLNLIKNKAKDLAGIKKIWDIQVITAMKNTPLGTKALNDILQKEINNLGNHSITIRGYLLKQYDKVIHLKNQNMKFLPKSEYDQYIKEKLDLSDMYEIAGDKRIYNGNLGLVLNIDEENEMFSVIYPEPDGENTVALYSFDDYHNIVDLGYALTIHKTQGNQFNYVFIPMINGFYIMLSSKLIYTAITRAKEKVYITGQYSAFKKACTNINKTQRNTWLRVREIDLMEN